The Apium graveolens cultivar Ventura unplaced genomic scaffold, ASM990537v1 ctg3496, whole genome shotgun sequence DNA window ttataaataaacgtaccattttatatccggaatgatccaacgggatactaattttccgtaattataaatagccttttaccgtattttatttcgtatcaaaatcatttgcagacagataaatatataattttacagagaaaaatcatatattcataaacctttctgagaatcaaaccacaaattcaaggcgttagtgaaatccgtttgaaaagttggagtaaccgatttgaaggtctcaaggagtactatcagattctaagctttgtttcactgcagaatcaaaggttgaatttctaaaaatttatttattttcgaatttattttattaaaaatatgaatttttgttcggatgattgtttgtatgatttgatgattgcatgttgtagagcttgttttcctgatgattttcatatgtcatacgtctgatttggagttcaataacatgttcaaatttgagtttgattttcgaattttaaaattagggtttataacccgtatgaatgttcttaattgaaatttgggggtttcttattctgtgatagattgatgttgtgatatagtgggttgtgttctctgtgaaattagcaatccagtcgtataagtttcatgaaccaacgaggtctgtagagaagggagttgtgttttgaagttttccgatgttcgccggaaactggaaaatttcacggccaaattccggccaactcagggattgttaggttgttttgattgcatggttgtgttcctggtgttatgtagatgtgatctggaggtgttggtggggtgaggacgccgggaacgtgttctccggccacctctaTGTTTTCCGGCGATcccctgtaaaaattgcagtttggtccctgaagttttggggacgatgcagtttggtccctgtaatttccagactttgcaaaaataggattcctgttttaaaaatgtttaaaaattatatttcccatttatttttattataaaaattcgtttttaatttctgaaaattctaaaaattattattttaattccaaaaattatttttaattcacaaataaatctaaattaattagttaattaatttcagttcatttttaattgattaattagtcaattaattcgaaaattaattgattaattgatttaattaattattaattgatttttaattaattatttaattagatttaaatatttaaaaatgatttaaaaatttagaaaaatagtttcgagctttaaaatattattctaaattattttcaaggctcgataattattctaaaattgtttcggagccagaattggccaaccgaaccctgtttattaacccgaaattgatccagcgactcgttttaattccgaaaaatgttttaaaaatcattttaaataccagaaagcctatttatgacccgagacttctttataaatgatatgccattgattacgtgatgtattatgtgttatacgtgacttgttgtttgactatcggtctatatattcgatatttacttggttattgcatagatttcaatccgttaatcggatttgggtaaaacgaaaggtagatagaagtgtgtattgaatagaatcttgtgagttgatgattgatagatgcttatgatatgtgagcagaaaaggcaagacgtaggaaaggaaaacagatagttgaagagtaagacggttgtgattggaagtgagtgcagagtagtaagctaataccaggcaagtgttctgaactttctcgagatattgtaattcttgatagtcttgttgacattgcaagtgctttgaagcacggaaacctaaaccctgatttcaattattgttcttgagccatgaaccatattctttctaagccattgattattgtaaacccaaactcgaacctcaagtatacaatactattccataaatacatgcaaacaaaatcccaaacacggaactgaattacttgcattcaaccattgtatcctatgctttgagagcccaaatctttgaaaccctgaaatattgattcttttgttatccaattctttcattacccagcattcaagcttttaaactactttattgatccttacaaagattgaaaccctttcattgttaaacactcattgttgttaatgattctggttattgtttattattacatattctgttattatgttagaattggattgtttttataaaattgtggaccagattcgtggtcagaccatataatggtcaagttaggccaatgtgtgccttggatccagtagttagagcaatgatgtgtgccttgctcggggttagtgcgtgactgatcagcagcctaaccttggtttttaaattaaaagtataatatccaattctaaatcataatcaaatgttcacttgatatcataatcatagtcacctgatgatcattattctcagttttgtcattgtgacttgctgagctagttagctcatttgtgcgatgttgtttatattctttccagttaaaaaggaaccagttggtagcgaggatccccaatccagcgcgagagctaggggttcaggttgaggaagctgagctagtaggcttcttttgggataatttaagtttgtaaaagtttgtaataatgtttgatactcagtgtgagtttgaaatagttgggatttgaacggtttgtaatatattagtgtgttggcttgtgtgcatactttaacctgttgcggtccgtggtagttgataagtagggtcactgcatatattattattatctttattattgttataagcaggttataattaaggtgtgtgtgtggaccccaaacttctaacccgggtttggagggcgccacagttcaTAAGTGGCAGAGTGCACGAGAAGAGTTTAGCATATCTCATGGGTATAGTCCAAAGAGCAAAGGAGTCCCCGAGAGAGTATCTGAATCGATTTACGAAGGAGGCTTTGAAGGTCCCTGATCATGATGATAAAGTAGCTATGATAGCCCTGCAGCAAGGGACTAGAGACGAGTTCTTTAAGATTTCCTTGGCTAAGCGCCCTCCCGAAAGCATGATGCAACTCCAGGATAGAGCCGGGAAATATATTAAGGTGGAGGAGAGTATGAAGAAGATATATGTGAATAATGAACCTACTAGGAACAAGAAGCGGAAGACGGATCAGGAGTACgatgccaaggacaagtatccatGAATTGGCAAAAACTCTGACTCctcctcttctaagaagaatcaaCAACCAAGGTTCGCTGAATATGCAAGGTTGAATACTCCAAGGAGCCAAATCTTTATGGAAATTGAAAATGACAAAGACTTCAAATGGTcgaagccactaaggggagaTCCTGAAAAAAGAGACAAGAGTCGATACTGCAGATTTcataaagatgttggtcatgacactgCCGATTGTAGGCAACtcaaaagagagataatgatcgAAGAGATGACGATCGAAGGGGTAATGACAGAGATCGCAACCCGCATCCCCAAGGGCTAGTAATCAATATGATATTAGGAGGACCTACAGCAGCTGGTACTACAAGGAACTCCCAAAAAGCTTATGCAAGAGAAGTGATGAGCATAGTTGGGGAACCATCTAAGCATTCCAAGTCAGAGGTGACGCTTGAATTTGGTGACccagaccttgaaggtttgaaatttcTTCAGGATGATCCTCTGGTTATCACTTAGATAATTAGAAATTGTCCTGTTATGAGGGTCCTAGTGGACAATGGAGCTTCTGTGGACATTCAGTTTCATGACACATTCATAAGGATGGGCTACAATGATTCTCAGTTAACTCCGTCCGACGCACCCATCTACGGGTTTAACCATGTGGAATGCAAAGTCGAAGGAGCAATACAACTTCCCGTAACTATCGGGGAAGAGCCTAGGGGGGCCACGCAGATGTTGAACTTTCAGGTTGTCAAGGCAGCCTctacttacaatgctatcatgaGTAGAACAGGGATCCATGCTTTTAAGGTTGTGCCCTCAACCTACCATATGGTACTGAAGTTCCCAACTAGAAATGGTGTTGGAGAAGCAAGGGGAGATCAGAAGATGGCCCGCAGTTGCTATATTGCAGCACGTAGGCCCGATGGAACAGGGGGCAGGTCCTccccatagaagacatggatgtccAAGAAAATAACAAACTGCGAGAGAAGCCAGCCGAGGACTTGGTCCCAATTCCTTTAGACCCCTTGGACCCAGAGAAGGTCACTTACATTGGGGCATCTCTGGACAAGCCCTTGAAGGGCCAAATAACAACTTTCCTCTAAGAAAACAATGATGTATTTTCTTGGATAATAGATGATATGCCTGGGATTGACCCAAACCTTATAACTCAAAGGTTGAACGTTGATCCAACTCGAAAGGCTGTAAAGCAAAAGAACAGAACTTATGCCCCTGATAGGATGGAAGCCATTAAGAAGGAGGTTGAGAAGCTTTTAGAAGATGGATTTATTGAGGAAGTGCAATTCCCTGAATGGTTGGCCAACCCCGTAATGgttaagaaggccaatggaaagtgaaggatgtgcattgacttcactgtcttgaatgatgcttgtccCAAGGACTGTTACCCCCTACAAATgattgataccctgatcgatGCCACTGCTAGACACGAGATGCTAAACTTCATGGATGGCTTCAGTGGTTATAATAAGATtagaatgcataaggatgacacccctaaggtatctttcataactgacTTTGATGTATTCTGTTATCTTCttatggcttttggacttaagaatgcaggagctacttacCAAAGACTGGTAAACAAGATATTTGCCCACCTAATTAggaagaccatggaggtctatgttgatgacatgttagtcaaaagcctaAGTAAGGCCGATCATATTAGTCACCTCAGAGAGGTATTTGAAGTGCCGAGGCatcacaagatgatgttaaacccaggaaagtgtgcttttggtgttgggtttggaaattttttgggTCATATGGTCTCTAAGAGGGGAATAACGACCAACCCCGACAAGATCAAAGCcatcctagacatggagccaccacgctccatcaaggatgttcagaaggTGACGGGAAGAACCATAgctctagggaggttcatctccaagtcaggagacaaatgCCTGCCCATTTTCAAaacccttaagaaggtgaagaaCTTTGAATGGACAACTGAGAGCTAAAAGGCCTTTGAACAGCTGAAGAAGTAAATGACTGAAGCCCCGTTGTTGGATAAACCAAGTCCGGAGGACACTCTTTATTTGTACCTCACGGTATCTGAACAATCCGTGAGTGCAGTCCGCGTGAAGGAAGAGCAGAAGCTCCAGAAGCCTGTATATTATGTAAGCAAGGTGCTCCATGGAGCAGAATTGAATTAATCCACCACGGAGAATTTCGCGCTTTCTTTTATCACAGCCTCGAggaagttgagaccatacttccaggctcacaagatCGAAGTTCTGACATACCAACctttgaggaacattcttcaCAGCCCGAAGGCCAGTAGAAGGCTCATCAAGTGGGCgattgagttaggagaatttgatatcaaaTATAAGCCTCGAACGGCAATCAAGTCTCAGGCCTTAGCAGACTTCGTGGTCGAATGCACCATTaacgaccaagaagtcggggggcaagaGATATTAACCCCAGAAGGAGGAGAGAAGGAGAAGGATGAAAAAATAACCTTGAAAAAGTATTGGGTTCTCCAAATGATGGACCTTCCAAAACAAAATCTAGTGGTGCAggcctagtcttgcaaagccctgatgggtttcTGATTGAAtatgctttgaagttggacttCTCGACTACGAATAAAGAAATAGAATATGAAGTATTGATAGATggcttaggcttggctagagccGTGAGGGCCAAAAACCTAAAGGTCTGCGGAGACTCAAGACTTGTAGGTGCTCAAATTAATGGGAAGTTTGAGGCCAACGATGATACTATGGCCAAGTACCTGAGAGTCATAAAGGGAATACTGacagagtttgatgaatggtacgCAGAATATGTTTCGAGAGAGGTAAACACTACGGCGGATGCCTTGTCTCAGTTCGCCTCATCTGAAATCGAGAATTATCCGAGAACTATTTACTTTCAGGTCTTGAAGACCCCTACTGTTTATGTCATAAATCTGATAGCCCCGGTTGGTGTGGCAAGCTGTCGAATAGACCCGATCAAGACCCACTAAGAAACTGGGTGGCTCCCCGACAATGTCCAGGAGGCACGCAAGCTGTTGGTTAGAGCATTGAGATATTCATTGATTGAAGGCCTTCTTTATAAAAGGTCATTTGTTATTCCTTACTTGAAGTGCTTAAGACCTCTTGAAGCAGAAGACGCAGTTAAAAAAGCCCATGAAgggatttgtggacaacacttagggggcagggccctcgctcacaagataactcAGTTGGGATTCTACTAGCCAACTATGCTAGCCGCTGCAAAGGCttatgtgaagaaatgtgacaGATGCCAGAGGCACGCTCCCATAGTACGACAGCCCCCAGAGAGGCTTAGATCGATCAACACACCCATCCCTTTCGCAATGTGGGGAATGTACCATTTCATGTAGCATATGGACAAAGGAAGTTCATTGTGGTAGCCATGGACAACTTTACAAAGGGATTGAGGCTAAGGCACTTaccaagataaccaccaagcaaaTTACCCAATTCTTCTGGGAGAATGTGATATGCCGATATGGAATCCCACGCATCCTTATCACGGATAATGGGAAATAATTTGATAATGCAGAGTTCAGAGAGTACTGCGACGATAACAACATAGAACTTCGCTTCACCTCGGTTGCACATCCTCAGGAAAACGGGCAAGCAGAagttgctaacagaatcatcattGATGGACTTAAGAAGAGGGTTGAACGCTCGAGAAATACTTGGGTGTAACACTACGCACTAGTTCTAGTTTCAATATTACAATCTTACAAGCCAATTATCAATGAATTACTATGAACTAATATAACTAAGTTAGGCCAAGACATGGTGACATATATTTATCAAATATTGTATACCAAGCTTCCTCGTATGACATGGCCACCTCTGGCAAAACTTAGACTAAGTAACAATATTTAGATATCGCAAAGTACACATACCATCATTAGTACCTAACATTTAAATAATTACATAGTACCATGATTTAAGAGAGAGCATTACCATGCATGTACATAAACAATTGAAGTAgctaatataaaaaaatatattttaaaataaactcCACATgccaattaattaaaataatatatacatgATGCGCACATAAGATCAAAACAGAGCATGGGTTCATAGGTCCTCTGTTGATTTAGCAAACGAACTTATAATAACAAACATATACCATAACAAATAAAAacttaatataaaattataaatatatataaatgaaCCCTCTCAAACTCAGTGGTAGTATTAATCCCCTAACACCATACATACTAAGTGATTGAATAGTTTAACACAAAGACAACATAAAATAAGTCATGTAGTGTACCGCACATATGTATTATAATGAAAAATTTAATACTAGAGTTGTATACATGGTATAAGCATTAACACAAGCAAGAGCAAGCTATGCAATCATATGAATATTAAATTAGATTTATATTCATGTCGGAAAAACGATAATAGGAATACCTTTATCTTTTGTGTAAGTAAGTATGACACTACCTCTCGTCTCCTGATCTGCTCACCCGTATTTCTTCTCTCTGCCCTGTTAATATTTTTTACGCGGCTCTCCTCCATCTCTCTGATTTATCTGATTTCATGGTTTAGGGTTTGAATTATGGAACGTACATGtgatactatatatatatatcgaatataATCACAGACAGCCAAATTCTAATAGGACTCCAAAACTCAATTTCATTTATAAACCTTTTCtaaataagaaatataatataatttattctaattataattttttaattcaaatttaattactattattatgattattattattattaaaattcacatatattacatatatacccccttaaaaggattccgtccccaGAATCAAGCGAAACTAAATACTCATACCtgaatcgaataaatgcggataATCCTTATGAATAGATTCTTTAAAGTCCCATGTAGCCTCTCTCagaatgatttttccacaaaaccTTCACAAACGGAATGATGTTTTTGCTCAAAACTCGCTcctctcgagctaagatagcctcagcttcttCCTCACAGGAAAGGTCCTCTCTAATCTTATGCAATGGATACTGAACTACTTGTAATGGATGATATTTATAGCCCCTAAAAACAGACACATCAAACACACATTATGCATATGAGGTAGTTGTGGCGGCAATACAACTCTATAAGACACTTCCCCCACTTTCTCCATAacatcaaaaggtccaacataccTTGGACTAAGCTTCCCCTTTATACCAAAGCGCTTCACACCCTTACAAGGCGATACCTTCAAGAACACATAATCATCTGACTTAAATCCACCAAACTTTTGATGTTGATCAGCATAACTCTTTTGACGAGGTTGAgcttccttcaaactttctttaactttctccACCTTCTCATTAGTAATTCTAACCAACTCCGGCCCTTCAATTACTCTTTCACCAATCTCATCCTAACAAGATGGTGCCCTACACCTCCTACCATACAAAGCCTTtaatggtggcataccaatactcgcgtgccaactgttattataagcaaacTCAACAAGATAAAAATACTTATCCCGGTCACCTGTCCACTCTAAAGCACATTCCCTCAACATATCTTCCAACGTCCGGATCTTCCTTTTTGACTGTCCatcggtctgcggatgataagtTGTACTAAAATTAAGCCTCTTACCCCAAGCCTGTTGGAATCCCTTCCAAAAATGCGATATAAATCTCGTATCCATATCAGAAACCAACctggataatatatatatatatatataaacatacatTTGACCCCCTATAACTATCATCGATCTcatgttatggtatgaaataagaataaAAAACATAACAATTATTATAACCCAACTTAAATTCTCAACACAACTCTGATAATAAGCATACTACAACCAAACATCTAGTTAAGTTTTACAACTAGTTCAGTTTTAACACACACTACTACATAATTTACACTTGGCTCATATCGCCTCGTCCGACTCGTATCTATAAATAAAAGATTACTTATCTAAACCTTATTGTCAAACTATACGATAACAAATAACTCAAAAAACAAATAAAGATGACAATTAGGACTCAACTATGcacataaatcacatagcacataagtcaaATCATCACACAGGTTCGTAAAATATTGTTAAAATCGAAATGAGATCAATATTCGTATTTTTATAAAATGTGTAATCCCTATTTCAAAATAATTTGGatctaaaataaaaaaaatatcaaaagCTGACTCGTTTccgaaaaattgagatttaatttttttttgtcgGAAATagatcatttttttatttttagaaaCATTCATTTCATTTAAAACGAATAAACAgttcaattaatatttaattaaagagtataatcaaattaattttcaaaataattaattattaatcatgtttttaaataattatttaagaaaaatcagaatttaaaatattttttcataatttttggaaattaattAATGGTAAATCAAATTATTATTTAAAGAACATGATTAATCACTAAAAAATTTAATCGATTAAACtgaataaataaatgaataaattctggattttggaaaataatttaaaataaatcaaatttatttatgaaataaatcaatttattaattaatcaatttatttaaataaataaaaagattttaaaatttgtttatAAAATAAAACTCAGAATCATGTTTTTAAGAAAATAATTGTATATTTTCGGATCAAAACCGTGTCAAAACCCGGGTTAGAATTCGGGTTAACGGGTCACCGGACCATGAAGAACACGTGGAAATTAATGGAATTTTCGGCGAGCTTTTCATTATCCGACGAGCTCGATTGCTACCCCAACCATCACGGGTTCGACCGATTTTTTCTCCGATTTCGTTCACCAACAATGCCGCAACACCGATTCAGCCTCAACGAGAACTACCAACCTCAACCACGTCATTTCTGGTGAAACAACAGAATGAAGCCAGCGACCTTTACTGAGTTCTGGCGATGTCAACCCAAAATAGACACAAAACTTCAATTAAACTATATCAACCGATCCATACAATTGATACACAATCTAAAATCCGGTTTAAATCAACCAAAACACAATAACCATGTCGGAAAAACCAAGGACCGCAAAAGCGGCTCCGGTTTCCCGTGGCCTCAAATCGGAAAATAAACATAATACATATTCAGTAAACAGTATGGGGGAAACGTATCACCGATCAACATTTTTTAACAGTTGGAGTTGGAAGGTAGTATAATTTGGGGATTTTTCCTCTTTTCACATGTTCTGATTGAAGAATAAAATTAAAAGAATTTgaagaaaaaataaaagaattcaAAGACACGATTGTTAATTAATATATCCCCGTCTCAATTCacaattattatttaaaaaagtGTATCTTTATATGTGTATTAAATAGAttagtaaaatatatattttttataaaatatcatGGTTCTAAATTTTTAATCTATTTCACAAAtcataatttttttatcaaagaaaattatattatcaaatgtatcttttatattttaatataaataaatgtaATTTGTACTGTTATTGAAAAAATGATGAAAATTTAAAATACAGATTACATAATATGATTTaccaaattaaatttttaaaaaagtgtattaaaaaatatttaatttttatatttgattgttaaaatatgttgtagtttaaaataataataaaaattttattgttaaacaatttttaattatataattccATTTTATCATATTTACGAATTCATAATTATATTAGAGTTTCAATTTAAATCTTACGAAATTGAAAATTCATGTTATATATCCGCAACCGCCACAGTACAAATTATATAAAGTAATAAGGTAAATAAATGATAATGATTGTTTTCATTagaataaaattagaataaataaagtataaataaatTAGAATGAATTACTATGTATTTATTAGTATAAAATACTAAAGTAGCTTGTTATTTATGCAAAGCTAGGGTTATTTTtatcttattttttttaaaattatttatattagattttttactattttttatGATATTAGTTTAAAACTCGGGACTTTAGAATTTGTTAGTAGAATTGACATGAACACTAACTAAAAAAGAATTTAGTTGGGAATATAATAAAGTATAAtgctaaataaaaatataaaagcAAAGAACAAAACAATCTTTCATGTCTGAAAGCTAAGCTACTTCATATGGTAATTGGCGTTCCAACTATCTCTCTGTCTCTAATTTCAATTCTTTAAAATAAAGTGtataaatattcaactaactattcttttttttgcggaattcaagtaaatatctttaaagttaaataaaatactaatttagcacacttacatattatgtgtatgataaaaagcacatgtgacaatatggtgtagtggtaaaAGGTTGTAGagttgaatgaaataacttgagtTTGATTCCCGGTTACATCTTTTATATAGATATTAAAAACAtgggtaatttagtcttttcaatgagactttttaatctcatgaaattatactcttgttctcctattatatatagacgagaaataatattttttagaaggtttgatggtgaaactgatagTTACTACCTGCAAAAGCTGAAAACAGCTTTTTCGAAAAGTATGGGAGGACATGCTTTTGCTAATAGCAGCTTTTAGACCAAAATCGCTTTTCCAGACAGCAgcttttagaatttaccaaatAATTTTCTGACAGATTTTCAGCAAAAAGCTGTTGTAACTGTATGCAACAACAAACAGAGCTTTAGTGAGACTCTGGTTAAAAGCAATAACTTAGAGAAAGTTAGTAAGAAATAACGGGGAGATctgcccaaaatacccaccggCGGGAAAAGTGTCCAAAATACCCACTGAATAGGCATTACCATCATGCGtattcaaattttttaaaaaaatacaaagaATACGCATGTGAGACATACGTATTCACTTAGAGAATATACATGTATCACATGCGTATTCtttgtatttttaaaaaaaattgaatacgCATCTGTAACATGCGTATTCAATGGGTATTTTGGCAACTTTTCCCGCATGTGGGTATTTTGGGCACTTGAAGCTGGAAAGTGGTGTATTTTGGGTATTCTTTCTTTTGCTATCAACGTACAAGGTCATGGAGGAGGTGTTGATTGGAAGGTGGAGATATACCGGGTACTATGGCATTCCTGATAGTGCTACATGGGTTGAATCTTAGAATATGCTTCGTGATCTATCAGTAGCCTCAACGTTACCGTGGTGTATAATAGGAGACTTTAATGATATTATTTTGATGGATGAGAAAAGCGGGGGGCAAAGGCAACCTAGAAGATTGATGAAGGGATTTTCAGAGGCAATAATGGATTGTGGCTTGCACGACTTGGGTTTTTCTGGAgacaaaattaaaaaaattgaaaaatgagAATGGGGATTGGAAGGAAACGGATGCTGAAATTCAAGAGGTTATCACGGTTTATTTCAATAATATGTTATGCAGTACAAGTACAGGAATAAGTCTTCCG harbors:
- the LOC141701177 gene encoding uncharacterized protein LOC141701177 gives rise to the protein MRVLVDNGASVDIQFHDTFIRMGYNDSQLTPSDAPIYGFNHVECKVEGAIQLPVTIGEEPRGATQMLNFQVVKAASTYNAIMSRTGIHAFKVVPSTYHMVLKFPTRNGVGEARGDQKMARSCYIAARRPDGTGGRLNVDPTRKAVKQKNRTYAPDRMEAIKKEVEKLLEDGFIEEVQFPEWLANPVMVKKANGK
- the LOC141701179 gene encoding uncharacterized protein LOC141701179: MTEAPLLDKPSPEDTLYLYLTVSEQSVSAVRVKEEQKLQKPVYYAHKIEVLTYQPLRNILHSPKASRRLIKWAIELGEFDIKYKPRTAIKSQALADFVVECTINDQEVGGQEILTPEGGEKEKDEKITLKNGAGLVLQSPDGFLIEYALKLDFSTTNKEIEYEVLIDGLGLARAVRAKNLKVCGDSRLVGAQINGKFEANDDTMAKYLRVIKGILTEFDEWYAEYVSREVNTTADALSQFASSEIENYPRTIYFQVLKTPTVYVINLIAPVGVASCRIDPIKTH
- the LOC141701180 gene encoding uncharacterized protein LOC141701180 — encoded protein: MDTRFISHFWKGFQQAWGKRLNFSTTYHPQTDGQSKRKIRTLEDMLRECALEWTGDRDKYFYLVEFAYNNSWHASIGPELVRITNEKVEKVKESLKEAQPRQKSYADQHQKFGGFKSDDYVFLKVSPCKGVKRFGIKGKLSPRGYKYHPLQVVQYPLHKIREDLSCEEEAEAILAREERVLSKNIIPFVKVLWKNHSERGYMGL